CCGCTGCTGTTTGCCATTATTCCGCTGTACATTTACTTTTTACTAAAATAATCAAACATCAACAACTATGTTAGATTCTAAGATACCCGCAGGGGAACTATCCCAGAAATGGACCAAATATAAAGACCAACTTAAGCTTGTTGCCCCAAACAACAGGCCTAAGATCGATATCATCGTGGTAGGTACCGGCCTTGCAGGCGCTTCGGCTGCCGCATCGCTTGGAGAAATGGGCTACAATGTAAAGGCTTTCTGCTTCCAGGATTCACCACGCCGTGCGCACTCTATTGCTGCACAGGGTGGTATCAATGCTGCTAAGAATTACCAAAACGACGGGGACAGCGTTTACAGGCTGTTTTACGACACTATAAAAGGAGGCGACTACCGTGCGCGTGAGGCAAACGTACACCGCCTTGCGGAGGTTTCCGGAAACATTATCGACCAGTGTGTGGCGCAGGGGGTTCCTTTTGCGCGCGACTACGGCGGGATGCTGGACAACCGCTCTTTCGGAGGTACACAGGTACAGCGCACATTCTACGCCGCAGGGCAAACGGGACAGCAGCTGCTGCTTGGAGCCTACTCGGCATTGTCAAGGCAAATCGGCCAGGGCAACGTACAGATGTACAACCGCCACGAAATGCTCGACATCGTAAAAGTGGGGGGCAAGGCACGCGGCATCATTGCGCGTAACCTTATCACCGGCGAACTGGAAAGGCATTCGGCGCATGCCGTGATCATTGCATCGGGCGGCTACGGAAACGTTTATTTCCTTTCTACCAATGCGATGGGCTCTAACGTAACTGCCGCATGGAAAATCCACAAAAAAGGCGCTTACTTTGCCAACCCATGCTTCGTACAGATCCACCCTACCTGTATCCCGGTACACGGCACCAACCAATCGAAACTGACACTGATGTCGGAATCGCTGCGTAACTCGGGCCGTATATGGGTGCCTAAAAAGAAAGAAGATGCTGAGGCTATCCGTGCAGGAAAGCTGAAGCCAACACAAATAGCAGAAGAGGACAGGGATTACTTCCTTGAAAGAAGGTACCCTGCCTTTGGTAACCTGGTACCGCGCGATGTGGCTTCGAGGGCCGCAAAAGAGCGTTGTGATGCCGGTTTCGGTATTGAAAACAACGACACGCAGGAAGGTGTTTACCTTGATTTCTCTTCGGAGATCATCAGCAAAGGGAAACAATCGGCCTATGCTGCCGGTAACCACAATCCGACCGATGAAGAAGTTATTAAATTAGGTAAAGCATGGATCGAGGAGAAATACGGCAACCTTTTCCAGATGTACCAAAAGATCACCGATGAGAATCCGTATGAAACCCCGATGAAGATCTATCCTGCGGTACATTATACCATGGGTGGCGTTTGGGTTGATTACAACCTTCAGAGCACCATACCGGGCTGCTTCGTGGCAGGTGAGGCCAACTTCTCCGACCACGGCGCGAACCGCCTGGGCGCATCTGCGCTGATGCAGGGCCTTGCGGACGGCTATTTCGTATTGCCTTATACCGTTTCCGATTACCTTGCTGGCGATATCCGTACCGGTAAGATCCCGACGAATACACCGGAATTTGACGAGGCAGAGAATAGCGTAAGGAGCAGCATAGAGAAATTCCTCAACAACAACGGAACGAAGACGGTTGACCATTTCCATAAAAAGCTGGGCCACATTATGTGGAACAAAGTGGGCATGGCGCGCAATGGACAGGGACTTACAGAAGCCGTTCGCGAAATTGACGAGCTAAGGAAAGAATTCTACAGGGATGTATATGTACCTGGTGGCGCTTACGAGCTGAACCCTGAGCTGGAAAAGGCGCTTCGTGTAGCCGACTTTATGGAACTTGGCCAGCTAATGGCTATGGATGCCCTGCAGCGTAGGGAATCGGCAGGAGGGCACTTCCGTGAGGAATACCAGGATGCAGAGGGCGAAACGCTTCGTGACGACGTGAACTTTAATTTTGTTGGCGCGTGGGAATAC
Above is a genomic segment from Flavobacterium album containing:
- a CDS encoding fumarate reductase/succinate dehydrogenase flavoprotein subunit; translation: MLDSKIPAGELSQKWTKYKDQLKLVAPNNRPKIDIIVVGTGLAGASAAASLGEMGYNVKAFCFQDSPRRAHSIAAQGGINAAKNYQNDGDSVYRLFYDTIKGGDYRAREANVHRLAEVSGNIIDQCVAQGVPFARDYGGMLDNRSFGGTQVQRTFYAAGQTGQQLLLGAYSALSRQIGQGNVQMYNRHEMLDIVKVGGKARGIIARNLITGELERHSAHAVIIASGGYGNVYFLSTNAMGSNVTAAWKIHKKGAYFANPCFVQIHPTCIPVHGTNQSKLTLMSESLRNSGRIWVPKKKEDAEAIRAGKLKPTQIAEEDRDYFLERRYPAFGNLVPRDVASRAAKERCDAGFGIENNDTQEGVYLDFSSEIISKGKQSAYAAGNHNPTDEEVIKLGKAWIEEKYGNLFQMYQKITDENPYETPMKIYPAVHYTMGGVWVDYNLQSTIPGCFVAGEANFSDHGANRLGASALMQGLADGYFVLPYTVSDYLAGDIRTGKIPTNTPEFDEAENSVRSSIEKFLNNNGTKTVDHFHKKLGHIMWNKVGMARNGQGLTEAVREIDELRKEFYRDVYVPGGAYELNPELEKALRVADFMELGQLMAMDALQRRESAGGHFREEYQDAEGETLRDDVNFNFVGAWEYGGSDINAETLHKEVLNYEYIKIAARNYK